The Candidatus Eisenbacteria bacterium nucleotide sequence TCGTGGTACGTGAAAACATGCACGTTGTAACCGAGCTCGCCGAAGCTCGCCGCCGCCGATGCTCCCGCCAGACCCGTGCCGACCACGATGATGTCGAACTTGCGCCTGTTCGCCGGATTGACCCTCTTCAGCTCGAAGCGGTGCCTCTGCCACTTCGTCTCGAGCGGTCCGCCGGGCACTTTGGAATCGAGCTTCATCCTATGCTCCCTTGATCAAGACGTAGATCGGTATCGACGCGAAACCGACGCCGACGACAACGGCGGCGGCGGCGGACAACCACTCGAGAAACGGCGTGTAGACCGGATGGTTCACGCCGAGCGAGCGGAACGCGCTCTGAAAACCGTGGCTGATATGCACGGCCAGAACCGCGACCCCGAAGATGTACCAGAGGGCGTAGAGCGTGCTCGAGAAGACCTCGAAGTTCAGCCCGTGATAGTCGGCGTGGCCGTTCAGCTCGGGCACCTCCGAGAACACGAAGCGTCGAACATGAATCCCTAAATAGATAAGAACGATCGCTCCGGTCCAAATCATGTTCTTGGACGCCCAGGTGCCAAAGCCTCCCAGTTTCGTTCCGTACACGGCGTACCGGTCGCGGGAAGAGCGGTTGTCGAAATAGAGAACGATCCCAAGAAGGATGTGCAAGCCGAACAAGGCGAAAAGCCCCACCTCGAGGAGAGGCAAGATCGGTATCTTCTCTAAAGAGGCGGAGAGCCCGTTGTATGCCTCCTTTCCGAGGAAGAAGACGAGGTTCGCCGTCAGGTGGAACGCGATGAAGAGACAGAGAAGAACTCCGGTGACGCCCATCCAGAACTTCTTCCCGATCGACGATAGGAACACCCTTCGGAACCAACTCATAGGCCTCTCCGTTTCCAGATCGTCCAAGAACCTCCG carries:
- a CDS encoding succinate dehydrogenase cytochrome b subunit, which encodes MSWFRRVFLSSIGKKFWMGVTGVLLCLFIAFHLTANLVFFLGKEAYNGLSASLEKIPILPLLEVGLFALFGLHILLGIVLYFDNRSSRDRYAVYGTKLGGFGTWASKNMIWTGAIVLIYLGIHVRRFVFSEVPELNGHADYHGLNFEVFSSTLYALWYIFGVAVLAVHISHGFQSAFRSLGVNHPVYTPFLEWLSAAAAVVVGVGFASIPIYVLIKGA